A stretch of the Meiothermus cerbereus DSM 11376 genome encodes the following:
- a CDS encoding enoyl-CoA hydratase/isomerase family protein, whose product MAETFELDMPEFEYLTYRVEDSMGIVTISRPQALNALNQDLLIELASVCEVITQDPEVKVAIFTGEGKAFVAGADIGQIANLQDVFAAREFAIMGQSVFNEIAALPVPSIAAINGYALGGGLELALACDLRVASHKARLGLPEVGLGIIPGFGGTQRLPRLVGRGRAFDLIFTGRHVGAEEALSLGLVNRVGEDALMAAKELAAAILKNGPVALALAKEAVGRGEGLDLQEALEIEADLFGLACATQDMREGTKAFLEKRPAHFRGE is encoded by the coding sequence ATGGCAGAAACCTTTGAACTAGATATGCCCGAATTTGAATACCTGACCTACCGGGTCGAAGACAGCATGGGGATTGTTACCATTAGCCGCCCCCAGGCCCTCAACGCCCTCAACCAGGACCTGCTCATTGAACTTGCCAGCGTGTGCGAGGTCATTACCCAGGATCCTGAGGTAAAGGTGGCCATCTTCACCGGCGAAGGCAAGGCCTTTGTGGCAGGGGCCGACATCGGTCAAATAGCCAATCTGCAAGATGTGTTTGCTGCGCGGGAGTTTGCCATTATGGGCCAGTCGGTCTTCAACGAGATTGCGGCCCTGCCGGTGCCCAGCATCGCCGCCATCAACGGTTATGCCCTGGGGGGCGGGCTCGAGCTGGCCCTGGCCTGCGACCTGCGGGTAGCCAGCCACAAAGCCAGACTGGGCCTCCCCGAGGTGGGGTTGGGTATCATCCCTGGCTTTGGGGGAACCCAGCGCTTGCCGCGCCTGGTGGGCCGGGGCAGGGCTTTCGATCTGATTTTTACTGGCCGCCACGTTGGCGCTGAAGAAGCCCTGAGTCTGGGCCTGGTCAACCGGGTGGGTGAGGATGCCCTAATGGCAGCCAAAGAGCTGGCCGCAGCCATCCTGAAAAATGGCCCGGTGGCCCTGGCCCTGGCCAAGGAAGCTGTGGGGCGGGGTGAGGGCCTGGACTTGCAGGAGGCCCTCGAGATCGAAGCCGACCTGTTTGGTCTGGCCTGTGCCACCCAGGACATGCGCGAGGGAACCAAAGCCTTCCTGGAAAAGCGACCGGCGCACTTCAGGGGTGAATGA